A window from Heteronotia binoei isolate CCM8104 ecotype False Entrance Well chromosome 15, APGP_CSIRO_Hbin_v1, whole genome shotgun sequence encodes these proteins:
- the IRF9 gene encoding LOW QUALITY PROTEIN: interferon regulatory factor 9 (The sequence of the model RefSeq protein was modified relative to this genomic sequence to represent the inferred CDS: substituted 1 base at 1 genomic stop codon) → MWSISTVSFGTPVMKPLFFVLEIGTRKPVLFQTQSIDLDCSRTAPAGLSFLRAWAMFKGKYRPGEHFDAAACKTRVRCALSKSPEFEEVPSRSRLDTTEPYKVYRLVPLSEQRKGNTPSKVKSKKVKLEGSSGTSEEGGRSPPRSVPQTSCPPSLPNTDGSCVSEATISPSLNAGAALTVHQEELSPQPGEPAPDVMEIAVCLKDETALAEVLQMVKIGEVTERASPSTAALKGGVLIHLSIFYSGVLVWGFWLPQGDFLITSAAAPLERPATECTGWCCPLQTGXRDPQKQKATHQLLKGLEKGVMADSNREGIFVQCQSRCKASIAWRGLTESQVTGKLDSSTLLHVFSAKAFQSAWDQYLLGLAPKPEHQVTLCIGEELEGNENLNNKLIVIQMAQHFANQIMEVRQTPDPDSLMLSFAVSDPSA, encoded by the exons ATGTGGAGTATTAGCACTGTGTCCTTTGGTACGCCTGTGATGAAACCGTTGTTCTTTGTGCTGGAAATTGGCACAAGAAAGCCTGTTCTATTTCAGACCCAAAGCATTGATCTGGATTGTTCTAGAACTGCACCTGCAGGGCTTTCCTTCTTAAGG GCTTGGGCCATGTTTAAAGGAAAGTACCGCCCCGGGGAACACTTTGATGCCGCCGCCTGCAAAACCCGTGTCCGCTGTGCCTTGTCGAAGAGCCCTGAGTTCGAGGAGGTGCCGTCGCGCTCCAGACTGGATACCACCGAGCCCTACAAGGTGTATCGCCTGGTCCCGTTGTCTGAGCAGCGAAAGG GGAACACACCCTCAAAGGTGAAGTCCAAGAAGGTGAAGCTGGAAGGCTCTAGTGGGACCtcagaggaggggggaagaagtcCCCCTCGAAGTGTACCACAGACGTCCTGCCCCCCCTCACTGCCAAACACG gATGGAAGCTGTGTGTCAGAGGCCACCATCAGCCCTTCTCTGAACGCAGGAGCTGCTTTAACCGTCCATCAAGAGGAGTTAAGCCCTCAGCCCGGTGAACCAG CTCCTGATGTGATGGAGATCGCCGTCTGTTTGAAGGATGAGACTGCGCTGGCAGAGGTGCTTCAGATGGTGAAAATAGGTGAGGTCACGGAGCGAGCGTCTCCCTCTACAGCTGCCTTGAAAGG AGGAGTTCTCATTCATCTGTCCATCTTCTACAGCGGCGTGCTGGTTTGGGGCTTCTGGCTCCCCCAAGGCGACTTTCTGATCACGTCGGCCGCCGCGCCGCTGGAGCGCCCTGCAACAGAATGCACCGGGTGGTGTTGCCCCCTGCAGACGGGATAGAGGGACCCTCAGAAGCAGAAAGCTACCCACCAGCTGCTGAAGGGTCTGGAAAAGGGAGTGATGGCTGACAGTAACCGAGAAGGGATATTCGTCCAGTGTCAGAGCAGATGCAAAGCTAGCATTGCTTGGAGGGGGCTCACAGAATCCCAGGTCACGGGGAAGTTGGATAGTAGTACCCTCCTTCACGTGTTCAGTGCCAAGGCATTCCAGTCAG CTTGGGACCAGTACTTGCTTGGCTTAGCTCCCAAGCCTGAACACCAGGTCACACTCTGTATAGGGGAAGAACTGGAGGGAAATGAAAATCTGAATAATAAGCTCATTGTCATTCAG ATGGCACAGCACTTTGCGAATCAAATAATGGAGGTGAGACAGACGCCGGATCCGGATTCCCTCATGCTGTCTTTTGCCGTTTCGGACCCCTCAGCCTGA